In Primulina eburnea isolate SZY01 chromosome 3, ASM2296580v1, whole genome shotgun sequence, one DNA window encodes the following:
- the LOC140827266 gene encoding probable disease resistance protein At5g04720 — MGLTDFFAGEVVTELLKQLIAISQKCISCRSSALLLVDYIEELLPIIQEIKFSGVELPQHRQRQLYNFSQILSNGQQLATKVLKSSRWNVYQQFNLARKMEKFEKTVSRFMEGLLPAHVLADVHHVRVGLDEGFDRVGRQLEAMKIGVDRDGGWLGAAVKTVEDEVRWWECNFVNTCGSGLELGKRKLKDMLLVGSECFSVIGIHGIGGSGKTTLAREICRDDQIRSYFKNRVLFLTVSQSPNVEELRRSICCLIPGFNILGYGEMFPQAKLQLDAENPVQSLVVLDDVWSQSVLEQLIIKIPGCKFLVVSRSKFPPSIVQRSYGLELLSENEAISLFCYSAFGQTSIPLGADKQLVKQIVDECKGLPLALKVVGASLNGQSEMFWISARNRLSRSQAFCESHEVQLLERMKISIDYLSEKERECFLDLGAFPEDKKIPLDILVNMWVELHDIEEDEAFAILVELSYKNLLTLVKDSRAGDKYSSYYEISVYQHDVLRDLAIHLSNLDCVTKRRRLLMPSSEAGLPKEWGRKVDEPFNARVISAHTGEMREMDWLRIQCPKAEVLVLNFSSNEYFLPPFLENMPRLRALILINYSASTAILHNTSVFSSLTNLRSLWIEKILVSDLLLPDTAVPLKNLKKISLILCDVSNAFDRSIVELPRLFPNLSELAMNHCINLIHLPSSICRMHTLKSLSVTNCDSLQELPFDLGGLKFLQILRLNACPNLRRLPSGAGNLVSLKYLDISQCVNMEGLPEGMGGCTSMEKIDMSGCPKMKNLPTSLARFQSLRRVICDEDVSWLWKEMEKIVPGLSVHVPEECFTLDWLIE; from the exons ATGGGTTTGACAGACTTCTTTGCCGGAGAAGTCGTCACCGAACTCCTCAAACAACTCATAGCCATATCCCAGAAATGCATCAGCTGCCGCTCGAGCGCTCTGCTACTCGTCGACTACATCGAAGAACTCCTTCCAATCATCCAGGAAATCAAGTTCTCTGGAGTCGAGCTACCTCAGCACCGTCAGCGCCAGCTTTACAACTTCTCCCAGATTCTATCAAACGGCCAGCAGTTAGCCACAAAGGTCCTCAAATCTTCCCGTTGGAACGTGTACCAACAATTTAACCTGGCGAGAAAAATGGAGAAGTTCGAGAAAACCGTCTCCAGATTCATGGAAGGACTCCTACCTGCACACGTGCTAGCCGACGTTCATCATGTCAGGGTGGGGTTGGATGAGGGATTTGATCGTGTGGGTAGGCAACTGGAAGCCATGAAGATTGGGGTGGATAGGGACGGCGGGTGGTTGGGAGCCGCCGTCAAAACGGTGGAGGACGAGGTAAGGTGGTGGGAATGTAATTTTGTCAATACGTGTGGCTCGGGATTGGAGCTGGGAAAGCGAAAACTGAAAGATATGCTGCTGGTGGGAAGTGAGTGTTTCAGTGTAATCGGAATTCATGGAATTGGTGGCAGCGGCAAAACTACCCTCGCCAGAGAAATTTGTAGAGATGATCAAATCAGGA GTTATTTCAAGAACAGGGTCCTTTTCCTTACTGTATCTCAATCTCCAAATGTGGAGGAATTGAGAAGAAGTATATGCTGTCTGATACCAGGATTCAATATTTTGGGCTATGGTGAAATGTTTCCCCAAGCAAAACTACAACTTGATGCTGAGAATCCTGTGCAATCACTCGTTGTCCTTGATGATGTTTGGTCTCAATCAGTTCTCGAACAACTGATCATCAAGATTCCTGGTTGCAAATTCCTCGTAGTTTCGCGTTCTAAATTCCCTCCATCGATTGTACAGCGTTCCTATGGATTAGAGTTGTTGAGTGAAAATGAGGCCATTTCCTTGTTTTGCTACTCCGCTTTTGGACAAACTTCCATACCTCTCGGTGCTGATAAACAATTAGTTAAGCAG ATTGTGGATGAATGTAAAGGGCTTCCACTGGCACTTAAGGTGGTTGGAGCTTCACTAAATGGTCAATCCGAGATGTTTTGGATTAGTGCTAGAAATCGGTTATCACGAAGCCAAGCTTTTTGTGAATCCCATGAAGTTCAATTACTCGAGCGGATGAAAATAAGTATCGATTATCTATCAGAGAAGGAGAGGGAGTGTTTCCTCGATTTGGGTGCTTTTCCCGAAGACAAGAAAATTCCACTCGACATTCTTGTTAATATGTGGGTGGAACTACATGATATTGAGGAAGACGAGGCTTTCGCCATCTTAGTTGAGCTTTCTTACAAAAATCTCTTGACGCTTGTGAAAGATTCAAG GGCTGGAGATAAGTATAGCAGTTACTACGAGATTTCAGTCTATCAGCATGATGTTTTGAGGGATCTAGCTATACATTTAAGCAATCTTGATTGCGTAACTAAAAGAAGAAGACTGCTTATGCCAAGCAGTGAAGCAGGCCTCCCTAAAGAATGGGGGAGAAAAGTTGATGAGCCGTTCAATGCTCGAGTTATTTCAGCACATACAG GTGAAATGAGAGAGATGGACTGGTTAAGGATCCAGTGTCCAAAAGCTGAAGTGCTTGTACTAAATTTTTCATCAAATGAGTACTTCCTACCACCGTTTCTTGAGAACATGCCCAGACTCAGGGCACTTATACTAATAAACTACAGCGCATCAACAGCAATTCTTCACAATACATCGGTTTTTAGCAGCTTAACTAACTTGAGAAGCCTGTGGATTGAAAAGATATTGGTCTCGGACCTTCTATTGCCCGACACCGCTGTAcccctcaaaaacttgaaaaagaTTTCACTAATTCTATGCGATGTAAGCAATGCTTTTGATCGTTCTATAGTCGAGCTTCCTCGTCTCTTCCCAAATCTTTCAGAACTTGCAATGAATCACTGTATCAACTTGATCCATTTACCCTCAAGCATATGTAGAATGCACACACTCAAGAGCCTAAGTGTCACCAATTGTGACAGTCTTCAAGAACTTCCATTTGATTTGGGTGGACTGAAGTTCCTACAAATTTTGAGACTTAATGCTTGCCCAAATTTGAGGAGGCTTCCTTCAGGAGCCGGAAACTTGGTTTCTTTGAAGTATCTCGATATTTCCCAATGTGTGAACATGGAAGGGCTCCCTGAGGGAATGGGTGGTTGTACGAGTATGGAGAAGATTGATATGAGCGGGTGCCCAAAAATGAAGAATTTACCCACGTCGTTGGCAAGATTTCAGTCTCTACGACGTGTTATATGTGATGAAGATGTTTCTTGGCTGTGGAAAGAAATGGAGAAGATTGTACCGGGCCTAAGTGTTCATGTCCCTGAAGAGTGTTTTACTCTGGACTGGCTCATTGAGTAA